One region of Triticum aestivum cultivar Chinese Spring chromosome 6B, IWGSC CS RefSeq v2.1, whole genome shotgun sequence genomic DNA includes:
- the LOC100859953 gene encoding brassinosteroid-responsive RING protein 1 — translation MGFPLVCYCVAIPKPVIAFCKLVAAVRDALLLLLSLVGLCRSPRRSVDDAPLPEEVKERLPAVEFGCLARPAQQQQHDGDDDEVAAAATCIVCLERLWATDEVRRLGNCAHAFHRGCIDGWIDLGRTTCPLCRSHLLPRARRDGPLASLLTRVW, via the coding sequence ATGGGGTTCCCCCTGGTGTGCTACTGCGTCGCCATCCCCAAGCCGGTCATCGCCTTCTgcaagctcgtcgccgccgtcaggGACGCCCTCCTCCTGCTGCTCTCCCTCGTCGGCCTCTGCCGCTCCCCGCGCCGCTCTGTGGACGACGCCCCGCTGCCCGAGGAGGTCAAGGAGCGCCTCCCGGCCGTCGAGTTCGGCTGCCTGGCGCGTccggcgcagcagcagcagcacgacggggacgacgacgaggTCGCCGCCGCGGCGACGTGCATCGTGTGCCTGGAGAGGCTGTGGGCGACGGACGAGGTGCGGCGGCTGGGCAACTGCGCGCACGCCTTCCACCGGGGCTGCATCGACGGGTGGATCGACCTCGGCCGGACCACCTGCCCGCTGTGTCGCTCCCACCTACTGCCTCGCGCGCGGAGGGACGGCCCGCTCGCCAGCCTCCTCACGCGCGTTTGGTGA
- the LOC123137790 gene encoding protein TRANSPARENT TESTA GLABRA 1, whose amino-acid sequence MDQPKPTPSAAASPAGADAAPNPYAFTCELPHSIYALAFSPSAPVLAAGSFLEDLHNRVSLLCFDSVHPTAASFRAVPSLSFDHPYPPTKLQFNPRAASTPLLASSSDALRLWHAPLDDLSASAPAPELRSVLDNRKASASDFCAPLTSFDWNEIEPRRIGTASIDTTCTVWDIERGVVETQLIAHDKAVHDIAWGEAGVFASVSADGSVRVFDLRDKEHSTIVYESPRPDTPLLRLAWNRYDLRYMAALLMDSNAVVVLDIRAPGVPVAELHRHGGCVNAVAWAPQAARHLCSAGDDGQALIWELPEAPAAVPPEGIDPVLVYDAGAEINQLQWVAGHPDWMGISIENKVQLLRV is encoded by the coding sequence ATGGACCAGCCGAAGCCGACGCCGTCTGCGGCCGCCTCGCCGGCGGGCGCGGACGCGGCGCCCAACCCCTACGCCTTCACGTGCGAGCTCCCCCACTCGATCTACGCGCTGGCCTTCTCCCCCTCCGCGCCCGTCCTCGCCGCCGGGAGCTTCCTCGAGGACCTCCACAACCgcgtctccctcctctgcttcgACTCCGTCCACCCCACCGCCGCCTCCTTCCGCGCCGTCCCCTCCCTCTCCTTCGACCACCCCTACCCGCCCACCAAGCTCCAGTTTAACCCGCGCGCCGCCTCCACGCCCCTCCTTGCCTCCTCCTCCGACGCCCTCCGCCTCTGGCACGCCCCCCTCGACGACCTCTCcgcctccgcccccgcccccgagctccgctccgTCCTCGACAACCGCAAGGCCTCCGCCTCCGACTTCTGCGCGCCCCTCACCTCCTTCGACTGGAACGAGATCGAGCCCCGCCGCATCGGGACCGCCTCCATCGACACCACCTGCACCGTCTGGGACATCGAGCGCGGCGTCGTCGAGACGCAGCTCATCGCGCACGACAAGGCCGTGCACGACATCGCCTGGGGGGAGGCCGGCGTCTTTGCCTCCGTCTCCGCCGATGGCTCCGTCCGCGTCTTTGATCTCCGGGACAAGGAGCACTCCACCATCGTCTACGAGAGCCCCCGCCCGGACACGCCGCTCCTCAGGCTTGCCTGGAACCGCTATGACCTACGGTACATGGCCGCCCTGCTCATGGACAGCAACGCCGTCGTTGTGCTCGACATACGCGCACCCGGGGTGCCTGTGGCCGAGCTACATCGGCATGGGGGATGCGTCAACGCTGTTGCGTGGGCACCGCAGGCTGCAAGACACCTCTGCTCGGCAGGGGACGACGGGCAGGCGCTCATCTGGGAGCTGCCTGAGGCACCGGCAGCAGTGCCTCCCGAAGGGATTGATCCAGTTCTTGTTTATGATGCGGGTGCCGAGATAAACCAGCTGCAGTGGGTGGCCGGACACCCGGACTGGATGGGCATTTCCATTGAGAACAAGGTCCAGCTTCTCCGGGTCTGA